A section of the Xiphias gladius isolate SHS-SW01 ecotype Sanya breed wild chromosome 8, ASM1685928v1, whole genome shotgun sequence genome encodes:
- the mon2 gene encoding protein MON2 homolog isoform X1 produces the protein MSTSSPEAVKKLLENMQTDLRSLSMECKKKFPPVKEAAESGIVKIKTIAARNTDILAALKENSSEVVQPFLMGCGTKEPKITQLCLAAIQRLMSHEVVSEAAAGNIINMLWQLMENGLEELKLLQTVLVLLTTNTVVHDEVLSKAIVLCFRLHFTKDNITNNTAAATVRQVVTVVFERMVAEDERFKGIVEQPPPVQGNTNRRSVSTLRPSAKDAYMLFQDLCQLVNADAPYWLVGMTEMTRTFGLELLESVLNDFPGVFLQHQEFSFLLKERVCPLVIKLFSPNIKFRQGSTSAASPAPVEKPYFPICMRLLRVVSVLIKHFYSLLVTECEIFLSLLVKFLDGEKPQWLRAVAVESVHRLCVQPHLLRSFCQSYDMKQHSTKVFRDIVNALGSFIQSLFIVPNAGNTAAITAPAGGSGSGAQGTAQGGPGTGGVSGNLTTQAAFEYRGTWIPLMTVSVQGSAKATYLEMLDKVEPPSIPEGYAMSVAFSALLDLVRGITSMIERELAVEEEAAAEFRETRPDQEWQPQPGAHLVWEEMVSACWCGLLAALSLLLDASTDETATENILKAELTMASLCGRLGLVTPRDAFITAICKASLPPHYALTVLSSNAANLSSKAYSIQGQSVQIISPSSESHQQVVAVGQPLTAQPQGTVVLTAKNIQCMRTLLNLAHCHGAVLGTSWQLVLATLQHLVWILGLKPGLGGALKPGRAVEGPSTVLTTAVMTDLPVISNILSRLFESSQYLDDVSLHHLINALCSLSLEAMEMAYGNNKEPSLFAVAKLLETGLVNMDRIEILWRPLTGHLLEKVCQHPNSRMREWGAEALTALIKAGLAYKHDPPLAQNQRLQLLLLNPLKELSNVLHADIRQKQLESVLQILQSQGDSLGPGWPLVLGVIGAIRNDQGESLIRTAFQCLQLVVTDFLPTMPCTCLQIVVDVAGSFGLQNQELNISLTSIGLLWNISDYFFQRGEAITQELEREEEALQKQAQEKGETLNRPFHPAPPFDCLWLCLYAKLGELCVDPRPAVRKSAGQTLFSTIAAHGTLLQQPTWHIVVWKVLFHLLHCVRTSSTTADKEKIESGGGNILIHHSRDTAEKQWAETWVLTLAGVARIFNTRRYLLQQLGDFFEAWEVLLNHIQSAALSKNNEVSLAALKSFQEILQIVTPVKDSDKAGDALAAMGVPAVLIDPLSASGPGRPLVRSDSLVERLTRYNGAELQAPPPGEESALEDSALWWSAWNTWYRTGTDSTRPPGGPTEKLSFIPSQPFLTALIQIFPALYQHIKANFSMEDLKKLGVILHGAVSVPISSDASPFILPSYTEAVLTSLQEAVLTALDVLQKAICVGPENLQVMYPAIFEQLLLFVEFSCKPPQYGRMETKHVANAKYNQIQLFAPAEWVALNYVPFAERSLEVLVDLYHKTACHKAVINEKVLQNIIKALRMPLGLKYACPSESTWKLAVSSLLKVLSIGLPVARQHASSGKFDTMWPELASAFEDFLFTKSTPPDNLSIQEFQKNEAIDVEVVQLISSEILPFANFIPKDFVGQIMAMLNKGSIHSQSPSFTEAEIDVRMREEFSKVCFETLLQFSFSNKVSTPQEGYISRMALSVLLKRSQDVLRRYVEDERLSGHCPLPRQQVTEIIFVLKAISTLMDSLKKTKPENVDGNTWAQVIALYPTLVECITCSSSEVSSALKEALGPFKDFMQPPVSRVQNGES, from the exons GCTGCAGAGTCTGGCATTGTGAAGATTAAGACCATTGCAGCCAGGAATACAGACATACTGGCAG CTCTGAAGGAGAACAGCTCAGAGGTTGTGCAGCCTTTTCTGATGGGCTGTGGCACCAAAGAGCCAAAGATCACCCAGCTGTGTCTGGCTGCCATCCAGAGACTCATGTCCCATGAGGTGGTATCTGAG GCAGCAGCGGGGAACATCATCAACATGTTGTGGCAGCTGATGGAAAACGGTTTGGAGGAGCTGAAGCTTTTACAGACGGTCCTTGTCCTGCTAACCACCAACACAGTCGTACATGATGAAGTACTTTCCAAG GCCATCGTGCTGTGTTTCCGTCTTCACTTCACTAAGGACAACATCACCAACAACACAGCGGCCGCCACCGTCCGACAGGTCGTCACTGTGGTGTTTGAGCGGATGGTGGCTGAGGATGAGCGTTTCAAAG GCATTGTGGAGCAGCCTCCTCCTGTCCAGGGAAACACCAACAGGCGGTCCGTTAGTACTCTGAGGCCCAGTGCAAAAGATGCATACATGCTGTTCCAG GACCTGTGCCAGCTGGTTAATGCTGATGCCCCCTACTGGCTGGTGGGGATGACCGAGATGACGAGGACATTTGGCCTGGAGCTGTTAGAGTCTGTTCTTAATGATTTTCCCGGGGTGTTCCTACAG CACCAGGAGTTCAGTTTCCTGCTGAAGGAACGGGTGTGTCCACTCGTCATCAAGCTCTTCTCCCCCAACATCAAGTTCCGGCAGGGCAGCACCAGTGCCGCCTCACCGGCACCTGTCGAGAAACCTTACTTTCCCATCTGCATGAGGCTGCTGCGTGTAGTGTCAGTCCTCATCAAGCACTTCTACAGCTTACTG GTGACTGAGTGTGAGATCTTCTTGTCTCTGCTGGTGAAGTTTCTGGATGGGGAGAAGCCACAGTGGCTGAGAGCAGTGGCTGTAGAATCAGTCCATAGGCTATGTGTCCAGCCACATTTATTACG TTCATTCTGTCAGTCATACGACATGAAGCAGCACTCCACTAAGGTATTCAGAGACATCGTCAACGCCCTGGGGTCCTTCATTCAGTCCCTCTTCATTGTCCCCAATGCCGGCAACACTGCTGCCATCACTGCACCTGCTG GTGGCTCAGGTTCAGGGGCCCAGGGCACAGCACAGGGTGGCCCAGGGACAGGAGGAGTCAGTGGTAACCTGACCACCCAGGCTGCATTTGAATACCGTGGTACCTGGATCCCCCTCATGACTGTTAGTGTCCAGGGCAGTGCCAAGGCAACGTA TCTAGAGATGCTGGACAAGGTGGAGCCCCCGTCCATCCCCGAGGGCTATGCCATGTCCGTGGCCTTTAGTGCTCTGCTGGACCTGGTCAGAGGCATTACTTCCATGATAGAGAGGGAACtggctgtggaggaggaggcagccGCTGAATTCAGGGAGACTCGCCCCGACCAGGAGTGGCAGCCACAGCCTG GAGCCCACCTGGTGTGGGAGGAGATGGTCAGTGCCTGTTGGTGTGGTCTGCTagctgctctgtctctgctgctggacGCAAG CACTGATGAGACGGCGACTGAGAACATCCTGAAGGCAGAGCTGACCATGGCCTCGCTGTGTGGTCGACTAGGCCTGGTTACGCCGCGGGACGCTTTCATCACAGCCATCTGCAAGGCCTCACTGCCGCCGCACTACGCTCTGACTGTTCTAAGCAGCAACGCCGCCAACCTCTCCAGCAAAG CCTATTCAATCCAGGGCCAGAGTGTGCAGATTATCAGCCCCTCTAGTGAATCTCATCAGCAGGTGGTGGCTGTGGGGCAGCCTCTCACCGCCCAACCCCAGGGCACCGTGGTG CTGACTGCAAAGAACATCCAGTGTATGCGAACCCTGTTGAACCTGGCCCACTGCCACGGGGCTGTGCTGGGCACTTCCTGGCAGCTGGTACTGGCTACCCTGCAG cATTTAGTGTGGATCCTGGGGCTAAAGCCGGGGCTGGGCGGAGCCCTGAAGCCTGGCCGAGCTGTGGAGGGACCCAGTACT GTGCTGACCACAGCAGTGATGACAGACCTGCCCGTCATCTCCAACATCCTGTCCAGACTTTTTGAGAGCTCCCA GTACCTGGATGATGTGTCCCTGCATCACCTGATCAACGCTCTCTGTTCCCTCTCCCTGGAGGCCATGGAAATGGCTTATGGAAACAACAAG GAGCCGTCTCTGTTTGCGGTGGCCAAGCTCCTGGAGACTGGCCTAGTCAACATGGATCGTATAGAGATCCTGTGGAGGCCCCTGACTGGCCACCTACTTGAG AAG GTCTGTCAGCACCCAAACTCCAGGATGAGAGAGTGGGGGGCTGAGGCGTTGACTGCGCTCATCAAAGCTGGCCTGGCCTACAAACACGACCCTCCACTGGCCCAAAATCAG CGACTGCAGCTTCTGTTGCTCAACCCTCTGAAGGAATTGTCCAACGTGCTGCATGCAGACATCCGCCAGAAACAGTTGGAGAGTGTCCTGCAGATCCTACAGAGCCAGGGTGACAGCCTGGGGCCCGGCTGGCCCCTTGTCCTGGGTGTCATAGGAGCCATCCGCAATGATCAAGG CGAGTCATTGATCCGAACAGCCTTCCAGTGCCTGCAGTTGGTGGTGACAGACTTCCTGCCCACCATGCCTTGCACGTGCCTCCAGATCGTAGTGGATGTAGCCGGCAGCTTCGGTCTGCAGAACCAGGAGCTCAACATCAGCCTGACCTCCATCGGCCTGCTG TGGAACATTTCGGACTACTTCTTCCAAAGGGGCGAAGCCATCACACAGGAgttggagagggaggaggaagctCTGCAGAAGCAGGCccaggagaaaggagagaccCTGAACAGGCCATTTCATCCTGCCCCTCCCTTTGACTGCCTGTGGCTGTGCCTGTACGCCAAGCTGGGCGAGCTGTGTGTCGACCCACGGCCCGCTGTGCGTAAAAGCGCCGGGCAGACATTGTTCTCCACCATCGCTGCCCACGGGACCCTGCTGCAGCAGCCAACATGGCATATTGTGGTCTGGAAG GTGCTGTTCCACCTGCTACACTGCGTGAGGACGTCATCCACCACAGCGGACAAGGAGAAAATTGAGTCTGGCGGCGGGAACATCCTCATCCACCACTCTCGTGACACAGCGGAAAAACAGTGGGCAGAGACGTGGGTGCTGACGCTAGCTGGGGTGGCACGCATTTTCAACACACGGCGGTATCTCCTCCAGCAATTAG GTGATTTCTTCGAGGCCTGGGAGGTGCTGCTGAACCACATTCAGTCAGCTGCCCTTAGCAAAAACAACGAGGTTTCCCTGGCTGCCCTCAAGAGCTTTCAAGAGATCCTACAGATCGTTACGCCTGTTAAAGACTCAGACAAAGCAGGAGACGCACTTGCTGCTATGGGCGTCCCCGCAGTGCTCATTGACCCCCTCTCAGCATCTGGTCCTGGCAGACCCCTGGTGCGTTCAGATTCGCTAGTCGAGCGGCTTACACGCTACAACGGCGCTGAGCTGCAGGCGCCTCCCCCAGGGGAAGAGTCAGCCTTAGAGGACTCGGCATTGTGGTGGTCGGCGTGGAACACGTGGTATCGAACGGGAACGGACAGCACGAGGCCACCTGGTGGCCCGACAGAGAAGCTCTCCTTTATCCCCAGCCAGCCCTTCCTCACAGCGTTGATTCAGATTTTCCCAGCACTCTACCAGCACATCAAGGCCAACTTCAGTATGGAGGATTTGAAGAAGCTGGGGGTTATTCTCCATGGGGCTGTGTCTGTGCCTATCAGCAGTGATGCCTCACCTTTCATCCTCCCCTCTTACACTGAGGCAGTGCTCACCAGCCTGCAGGAGGCTGTGCTCACCGCTCTGGATGTTTTGCAGAAG GCCATCTGTGTGGGCCCAGAGAACCTGCAGGTCATGTACCCAGCCATCTTTGAACAGCTGCTACTCTTCGTGGAGTTCTCCTGCAAGCCTCCTCAGTACGGCAGGATGGAAACCAAACACGTGGCCAATGCCAAATACAACCAG ATCCAGCTGTTTGCACCG GCGGAATGGGTTGCCTTAAACTATGTGCCCTTTGCTGAGCGCTCCTTGGAGGTGTTGGTGGACTTGTACCATAAAACAGCATGCCACAAAGCTGTCATCAATGAGAAGGTTCTGCAGAACATCATCAAG GCTTTAAGAATGCCCTTGGGTTTGAAGTATGCCTGTCCATCAGAGAGCACCTGGAAGCTCGCCGTTTCATCTCTGCTCAAGGTGTTGTCTATTGGACTGCCGGTGGCACGCCAGCATGCCTCATCTGGGAAGTTCGACACCATGTGGCCAGAGCTGGCCAGTGCCTTTGAAGACTTTCTTTTTACCAAAAG CACACCTCCAGATAACCTGTCCATCCAGGAATTTCAGAAGAATGAAGCCATTGATGTAGAG GTGGTCCAGCTGATCAGCTCGGAGATTTTACCTTTTGCCAATTTCATCCCCAAAGACTTTGTTGGCCAGATCATGGCTATGCTCAATAAAGGTTCCATTCACTCACAGTCTCCCTCATTCACAG AGGCAGAGATTGATGTGCGGATGAGGGAGGAGTTTTCCAAAGTGTGCTTTGAGACGCTGCTGCAGTTTTCCTTCAGCAACAAGGTGTCCACCCCGCAGGAGGGATACATCTCTCGTATGGCGCTTTCAGTGCTCCTCAAGAGGTCCCAGGATGTTCTCCGGCGCTACGTAGAGGATGAGAGGTTGAGCGGACACTGCCCCCTGCCCAG gcAACAAGTGACAGAGATTATCTTTGTCTTGAAAGCTATCAGCACTTTGATGGACTCACTTAAAAAGACAAAGCCAGAAAATG TGGATGGCAACACATGGGCTCAGGTGATTGCCCTGTACCCCACGCTGGTAGAGTGCATTACATGCTCCTCGTCTGAAGTGAGCTCAGCCCTGAAAGAGGCCCTTGGGCCCTTTAAAGACTTTATGCAGCCACCCGTCTCCAGAGTCCAGAACGGAGAGTCCTGA
- the mon2 gene encoding protein MON2 homolog isoform X3: MSTSSPEAVKKLLENMQTDLRSLSMECKKKFPPVKEAAESGIVKIKTIAARNTDILAALKENSSEVVQPFLMGCGTKEPKITQLCLAAIQRLMSHEVVSEAAAGNIINMLWQLMENGLEELKLLQTVLVLLTTNTVVHDEVLSKAIVLCFRLHFTKDNITNNTAAATVRQVVTVVFERMVAEDERFKGIVEQPPPVQGNTNRRSVSTLRPSAKDAYMLFQDLCQLVNADAPYWLVGMTEMTRTFGLELLESVLNDFPGVFLQHQEFSFLLKERVCPLVIKLFSPNIKFRQGSTSAASPAPVEKPYFPICMRLLRVVSVLIKHFYSLLVTECEIFLSLLVKFLDGEKPQWLRAVAVESVHRLCVQPHLLRSFCQSYDMKQHSTKVFRDIVNALGSFIQSLFIVPNAGNTAAITAPAGGSGSGAQGTAQGGPGTGGVSGNLTTQAAFEYRGTWIPLMTVSVQGSAKATYLEMLDKVEPPSIPEGYAMSVAFSALLDLVRGITSMIERELAVEEEAAAEFRETRPDQEWQPQPGAHLVWEEMVSACWCGLLAALSLLLDASTDETATENILKAELTMASLCGRLGLVTPRDAFITAICKASLPPHYALTVLSSNAANLSSKAYSIQGQSVQIISPSSESHQQVVAVGQPLTAQPQGTVVLTAKNIQCMRTLLNLAHCHGAVLGTSWQLVLATLQHLVWILGLKPGLGGALKPGRAVEGPSTVLTTAVMTDLPVISNILSRLFESSQYLDDVSLHHLINALCSLSLEAMEMAYGNNKEPSLFAVAKLLETGLVNMDRIEILWRPLTGHLLEKVCQHPNSRMREWGAEALTALIKAGLAYKHDPPLAQNQRLQLLLLNPLKELSNVLHADIRQKQLESVLQILQSQGDSLGPGWPLVLGVIGAIRNDQGESLIRTAFQCLQLVVTDFLPTMPCTCLQIVVDVAGSFGLQNQELNISLTSIGLLWNISDYFFQRGEAITQELEREEEALQKQAQEKGETLNRPFHPAPPFDCLWLCLYAKLGELCVDPRPAVRKSAGQTLFSTIAAHGTLLQQPTWHIVVWKVLFHLLHCVRTSSTTADKEKIESGGGNILIHHSRDTAEKQWAETWVLTLAGVARIFNTRRYLLQQLGDFFEAWEVLLNHIQSAALSKNNEVSLAALKSFQEILQIVTPVKDSDKAGDALAAMGVPAVLIDPLSASGPGRPLVRSDSLVERLTRYNGAELQAPPPGEESALEDSALWWSAWNTWYRTGTDSTRPPGGPTEKLSFIPSQPFLTALIQIFPALYQHIKANFSMEDLKKLGVILHGAVSVPISSDASPFILPSYTEAVLTSLQEAVLTALDVLQKAICVGPENLQVMYPAIFEQLLLFVEFSCKPPQYGRMETKHVANAKYNQAEWVALNYVPFAERSLEVLVDLYHKTACHKAVINEKVLQNIIKALRMPLGLKYACPSESTWKLAVSSLLKVLSIGLPVARQHASSGKFDTMWPELASAFEDFLFTKSTPPDNLSIQEFQKNEAIDVEVVQLISSEILPFANFIPKDFVGQIMAMLNKGSIHSQSPSFTEAEIDVRMREEFSKVCFETLLQFSFSNKVSTPQEGYISRMALSVLLKRSQDVLRRYVEDERLSGHCPLPRQQVTEIIFVLKAISTLMDSLKKTKPENVDGNTWAQVIALYPTLVECITCSSSEVSSALKEALGPFKDFMQPPVSRVQNGES, from the exons GCTGCAGAGTCTGGCATTGTGAAGATTAAGACCATTGCAGCCAGGAATACAGACATACTGGCAG CTCTGAAGGAGAACAGCTCAGAGGTTGTGCAGCCTTTTCTGATGGGCTGTGGCACCAAAGAGCCAAAGATCACCCAGCTGTGTCTGGCTGCCATCCAGAGACTCATGTCCCATGAGGTGGTATCTGAG GCAGCAGCGGGGAACATCATCAACATGTTGTGGCAGCTGATGGAAAACGGTTTGGAGGAGCTGAAGCTTTTACAGACGGTCCTTGTCCTGCTAACCACCAACACAGTCGTACATGATGAAGTACTTTCCAAG GCCATCGTGCTGTGTTTCCGTCTTCACTTCACTAAGGACAACATCACCAACAACACAGCGGCCGCCACCGTCCGACAGGTCGTCACTGTGGTGTTTGAGCGGATGGTGGCTGAGGATGAGCGTTTCAAAG GCATTGTGGAGCAGCCTCCTCCTGTCCAGGGAAACACCAACAGGCGGTCCGTTAGTACTCTGAGGCCCAGTGCAAAAGATGCATACATGCTGTTCCAG GACCTGTGCCAGCTGGTTAATGCTGATGCCCCCTACTGGCTGGTGGGGATGACCGAGATGACGAGGACATTTGGCCTGGAGCTGTTAGAGTCTGTTCTTAATGATTTTCCCGGGGTGTTCCTACAG CACCAGGAGTTCAGTTTCCTGCTGAAGGAACGGGTGTGTCCACTCGTCATCAAGCTCTTCTCCCCCAACATCAAGTTCCGGCAGGGCAGCACCAGTGCCGCCTCACCGGCACCTGTCGAGAAACCTTACTTTCCCATCTGCATGAGGCTGCTGCGTGTAGTGTCAGTCCTCATCAAGCACTTCTACAGCTTACTG GTGACTGAGTGTGAGATCTTCTTGTCTCTGCTGGTGAAGTTTCTGGATGGGGAGAAGCCACAGTGGCTGAGAGCAGTGGCTGTAGAATCAGTCCATAGGCTATGTGTCCAGCCACATTTATTACG TTCATTCTGTCAGTCATACGACATGAAGCAGCACTCCACTAAGGTATTCAGAGACATCGTCAACGCCCTGGGGTCCTTCATTCAGTCCCTCTTCATTGTCCCCAATGCCGGCAACACTGCTGCCATCACTGCACCTGCTG GTGGCTCAGGTTCAGGGGCCCAGGGCACAGCACAGGGTGGCCCAGGGACAGGAGGAGTCAGTGGTAACCTGACCACCCAGGCTGCATTTGAATACCGTGGTACCTGGATCCCCCTCATGACTGTTAGTGTCCAGGGCAGTGCCAAGGCAACGTA TCTAGAGATGCTGGACAAGGTGGAGCCCCCGTCCATCCCCGAGGGCTATGCCATGTCCGTGGCCTTTAGTGCTCTGCTGGACCTGGTCAGAGGCATTACTTCCATGATAGAGAGGGAACtggctgtggaggaggaggcagccGCTGAATTCAGGGAGACTCGCCCCGACCAGGAGTGGCAGCCACAGCCTG GAGCCCACCTGGTGTGGGAGGAGATGGTCAGTGCCTGTTGGTGTGGTCTGCTagctgctctgtctctgctgctggacGCAAG CACTGATGAGACGGCGACTGAGAACATCCTGAAGGCAGAGCTGACCATGGCCTCGCTGTGTGGTCGACTAGGCCTGGTTACGCCGCGGGACGCTTTCATCACAGCCATCTGCAAGGCCTCACTGCCGCCGCACTACGCTCTGACTGTTCTAAGCAGCAACGCCGCCAACCTCTCCAGCAAAG CCTATTCAATCCAGGGCCAGAGTGTGCAGATTATCAGCCCCTCTAGTGAATCTCATCAGCAGGTGGTGGCTGTGGGGCAGCCTCTCACCGCCCAACCCCAGGGCACCGTGGTG CTGACTGCAAAGAACATCCAGTGTATGCGAACCCTGTTGAACCTGGCCCACTGCCACGGGGCTGTGCTGGGCACTTCCTGGCAGCTGGTACTGGCTACCCTGCAG cATTTAGTGTGGATCCTGGGGCTAAAGCCGGGGCTGGGCGGAGCCCTGAAGCCTGGCCGAGCTGTGGAGGGACCCAGTACT GTGCTGACCACAGCAGTGATGACAGACCTGCCCGTCATCTCCAACATCCTGTCCAGACTTTTTGAGAGCTCCCA GTACCTGGATGATGTGTCCCTGCATCACCTGATCAACGCTCTCTGTTCCCTCTCCCTGGAGGCCATGGAAATGGCTTATGGAAACAACAAG GAGCCGTCTCTGTTTGCGGTGGCCAAGCTCCTGGAGACTGGCCTAGTCAACATGGATCGTATAGAGATCCTGTGGAGGCCCCTGACTGGCCACCTACTTGAG AAG GTCTGTCAGCACCCAAACTCCAGGATGAGAGAGTGGGGGGCTGAGGCGTTGACTGCGCTCATCAAAGCTGGCCTGGCCTACAAACACGACCCTCCACTGGCCCAAAATCAG CGACTGCAGCTTCTGTTGCTCAACCCTCTGAAGGAATTGTCCAACGTGCTGCATGCAGACATCCGCCAGAAACAGTTGGAGAGTGTCCTGCAGATCCTACAGAGCCAGGGTGACAGCCTGGGGCCCGGCTGGCCCCTTGTCCTGGGTGTCATAGGAGCCATCCGCAATGATCAAGG CGAGTCATTGATCCGAACAGCCTTCCAGTGCCTGCAGTTGGTGGTGACAGACTTCCTGCCCACCATGCCTTGCACGTGCCTCCAGATCGTAGTGGATGTAGCCGGCAGCTTCGGTCTGCAGAACCAGGAGCTCAACATCAGCCTGACCTCCATCGGCCTGCTG TGGAACATTTCGGACTACTTCTTCCAAAGGGGCGAAGCCATCACACAGGAgttggagagggaggaggaagctCTGCAGAAGCAGGCccaggagaaaggagagaccCTGAACAGGCCATTTCATCCTGCCCCTCCCTTTGACTGCCTGTGGCTGTGCCTGTACGCCAAGCTGGGCGAGCTGTGTGTCGACCCACGGCCCGCTGTGCGTAAAAGCGCCGGGCAGACATTGTTCTCCACCATCGCTGCCCACGGGACCCTGCTGCAGCAGCCAACATGGCATATTGTGGTCTGGAAG GTGCTGTTCCACCTGCTACACTGCGTGAGGACGTCATCCACCACAGCGGACAAGGAGAAAATTGAGTCTGGCGGCGGGAACATCCTCATCCACCACTCTCGTGACACAGCGGAAAAACAGTGGGCAGAGACGTGGGTGCTGACGCTAGCTGGGGTGGCACGCATTTTCAACACACGGCGGTATCTCCTCCAGCAATTAG GTGATTTCTTCGAGGCCTGGGAGGTGCTGCTGAACCACATTCAGTCAGCTGCCCTTAGCAAAAACAACGAGGTTTCCCTGGCTGCCCTCAAGAGCTTTCAAGAGATCCTACAGATCGTTACGCCTGTTAAAGACTCAGACAAAGCAGGAGACGCACTTGCTGCTATGGGCGTCCCCGCAGTGCTCATTGACCCCCTCTCAGCATCTGGTCCTGGCAGACCCCTGGTGCGTTCAGATTCGCTAGTCGAGCGGCTTACACGCTACAACGGCGCTGAGCTGCAGGCGCCTCCCCCAGGGGAAGAGTCAGCCTTAGAGGACTCGGCATTGTGGTGGTCGGCGTGGAACACGTGGTATCGAACGGGAACGGACAGCACGAGGCCACCTGGTGGCCCGACAGAGAAGCTCTCCTTTATCCCCAGCCAGCCCTTCCTCACAGCGTTGATTCAGATTTTCCCAGCACTCTACCAGCACATCAAGGCCAACTTCAGTATGGAGGATTTGAAGAAGCTGGGGGTTATTCTCCATGGGGCTGTGTCTGTGCCTATCAGCAGTGATGCCTCACCTTTCATCCTCCCCTCTTACACTGAGGCAGTGCTCACCAGCCTGCAGGAGGCTGTGCTCACCGCTCTGGATGTTTTGCAGAAG GCCATCTGTGTGGGCCCAGAGAACCTGCAGGTCATGTACCCAGCCATCTTTGAACAGCTGCTACTCTTCGTGGAGTTCTCCTGCAAGCCTCCTCAGTACGGCAGGATGGAAACCAAACACGTGGCCAATGCCAAATACAACCAG GCGGAATGGGTTGCCTTAAACTATGTGCCCTTTGCTGAGCGCTCCTTGGAGGTGTTGGTGGACTTGTACCATAAAACAGCATGCCACAAAGCTGTCATCAATGAGAAGGTTCTGCAGAACATCATCAAG GCTTTAAGAATGCCCTTGGGTTTGAAGTATGCCTGTCCATCAGAGAGCACCTGGAAGCTCGCCGTTTCATCTCTGCTCAAGGTGTTGTCTATTGGACTGCCGGTGGCACGCCAGCATGCCTCATCTGGGAAGTTCGACACCATGTGGCCAGAGCTGGCCAGTGCCTTTGAAGACTTTCTTTTTACCAAAAG CACACCTCCAGATAACCTGTCCATCCAGGAATTTCAGAAGAATGAAGCCATTGATGTAGAG GTGGTCCAGCTGATCAGCTCGGAGATTTTACCTTTTGCCAATTTCATCCCCAAAGACTTTGTTGGCCAGATCATGGCTATGCTCAATAAAGGTTCCATTCACTCACAGTCTCCCTCATTCACAG AGGCAGAGATTGATGTGCGGATGAGGGAGGAGTTTTCCAAAGTGTGCTTTGAGACGCTGCTGCAGTTTTCCTTCAGCAACAAGGTGTCCACCCCGCAGGAGGGATACATCTCTCGTATGGCGCTTTCAGTGCTCCTCAAGAGGTCCCAGGATGTTCTCCGGCGCTACGTAGAGGATGAGAGGTTGAGCGGACACTGCCCCCTGCCCAG gcAACAAGTGACAGAGATTATCTTTGTCTTGAAAGCTATCAGCACTTTGATGGACTCACTTAAAAAGACAAAGCCAGAAAATG TGGATGGCAACACATGGGCTCAGGTGATTGCCCTGTACCCCACGCTGGTAGAGTGCATTACATGCTCCTCGTCTGAAGTGAGCTCAGCCCTGAAAGAGGCCCTTGGGCCCTTTAAAGACTTTATGCAGCCACCCGTCTCCAGAGTCCAGAACGGAGAGTCCTGA